Proteins from one Rosa chinensis cultivar Old Blush chromosome 7, RchiOBHm-V2, whole genome shotgun sequence genomic window:
- the LOC112178174 gene encoding uncharacterized protein LOC112178174, whose translation MQKKKLNASCLNPQKKKRDKGGGTKRCGCPFRLKGKNVGPRDEWILEVVNGMHNHHAATYPEGHSYLGRLTKEENNLLVDMSKNLVNPKEILYTLKQNDPLNLSTMKTIYNARHIQRVIEKARMSEMQILLNNLQKYNYVEWHRIYGTENIVSDLFWTHPDSVNLLRAFPYVLIMDATYKTNKFRYALLEIVGVTSTELTFHDAFV comes from the coding sequence ATGCAAAAGAAGAAGCTTAATGCCAGCTGCTTGAATCCTCAAAAGAAGAAGCGTGATAAAGGTGGTGGTACAAAGAGGTGTGGTTGCCCATTTCGCTTGAAGGGCAAAAATGTTGGTCCTAGGGATGAGTGGATCCTTGAGGTTGTAAATGGGATGCATAACCATCATGCTGCAACGTATCCTGAAGGGCATTCCTATTTGGGGCGATTAACCAAGGAAGAAAATAATTTGTTGGTTGATATGTCAAAAAACCTGGTAAATCCAAAAGAAATATTATACACTTTAAAGCAAAATGATCCACTCAATTTAAGCACTATGAAGACAATCTACAATGCTCGACATATTCAAAGGGTAATTGAAAAAGCTAGAATGTCAGAGATGCAAATACTTCTAAACAATTTGCAGAAATACAATTATGTGGAATGGCATAGGATTTATGGCACAGAGAACATTGTGAGTGACTTGTTTTGGACTCATCCTGATAGCGTAAATCTGCTACGTGCATTTCCTTATGTTTTAATAATGGATGCCACATACAAGACAAATAAGTTTCGATATGCATTGTTAGAGATTGTGGGGGTGACATCTACAGAGTTAACATTCCATGATGCATTTGTGTAA